From Alkaliphilus flagellatus, the proteins below share one genomic window:
- a CDS encoding radical SAM protein, with translation MSNLPYINLQRTTLVITQHCTLKCKHCLAFIPYIKNPKHMILEDVEKVLKGYFSIVDSVGIFSITGGEPLMHKELLEILKNVLKYSTQIRDTIDIVTNGTLKMKTELLDFLQVNARKFRVIISDYGPLSPNVDILVKDLSDRNIEHRVAKYYGEDLTYDGWVDFSDHSQKHFTKSEIETQAKRCIFRQGRYYVITDGELHPCSRSAWRMRSEIISSYEDQKIDLLGDMIDINIQKEKLLELDNRVSLTSCAYCDGVHEDSERIIPAEQL, from the coding sequence ATGAGTAATTTACCATATATTAATCTGCAAAGAACCACACTTGTTATTACGCAACATTGTACATTAAAGTGTAAACATTGTCTTGCATTTATACCTTATATCAAAAATCCTAAGCACATGATTTTAGAGGATGTAGAAAAAGTCTTGAAAGGATATTTTTCTATTGTAGATTCAGTGGGTATTTTTTCTATTACTGGTGGAGAACCACTAATGCACAAAGAATTGTTAGAAATACTTAAAAATGTTTTAAAATATTCTACTCAAATCAGAGATACGATTGATATAGTAACGAATGGTACTTTAAAAATGAAAACAGAATTATTAGATTTTTTACAAGTTAATGCTAGAAAGTTTCGTGTAATTATTAGTGATTATGGACCACTGTCTCCTAATGTAGATATTCTTGTAAAAGATTTGAGCGATAGAAATATAGAGCATAGAGTGGCTAAATATTATGGAGAAGATTTGACTTATGATGGATGGGTAGATTTTTCAGATCATTCACAGAAACATTTTACAAAAAGTGAAATTGAAACTCAAGCGAAGAGATGTATATTCCGTCAAGGACGTTATTATGTAATTACAGATGGAGAACTTCATCCTTGTTCTCGATCTGCATGGAGGATGAGATCAGAAATTATTTCTAGTTATGAAGATCAAAAAATTGATTTACTTGGTGATATGATTGATATAAATATTCAAAAGGAGAAATTATTAGAATTGGATAACAGAGTAAGTCTAACTTCTTGTGCATATTGTGATGGTGTACATGAAGATTCAGAACGTATAATACCTGCAGAACAATTATAA
- a CDS encoding glycosyltransferase family 4 protein → MTNILLVFLNNLSKVDEFNKIIDRFAEQNYAMYLLDNIKDDEFFYINSLPELVEFYKGQHDDVNKIVVLSNSRDLLFSWYRCYNSMVDDFIYFIDEDEKNYFNPQDRHFDFYYNLYQFNGIDKEIVEGKIYLNINFNNYNKIIDFLIKDNKFKYFNSFYKYNFNETKIEKNNISKKYIFNGFKYSFELANAKNTETFKIYIQNSDKFKIDNHFIQTLLSNGYLIPYITVLFYKVQEESLTNLLLSIYKSLKKVDKVYQKDIFEHLYLYMNNNDIDFKERIYISSLLVMINNEDERLTEFIMKTLLEDVKYTEYHYYVLINILFYHTNESLKKYDTYEFDRRDIIRKLSRLNKVKLGLDNERISKNDIYKIIIVTDQLLNLYHSPTKTTLDIAKSIKTEYPNIKIKIIVEDNLYCKKAEKIIPYLFTSIESKECKSIHKSELIEHDIDIYYANNNINVTDKLSETIKKIDDFEPNVIFYTSPISLSVMSLLEYYPIVYISYNDFNFTIPSDIYLERSKKEVIKQNEKYNLININNVYEFIPSRAKYIGAKSKYIRENFRLNNNDFVMVTVGNRLDGEISDEFIDMVVDFVKDNDRVKWIIVGNCQLNYLKSKYIDIFYNKVIKINYEYDLPALYGICDIYLNPQRSTGGGSIFTAMYEGLPIVMLSHYSDVINHIGIENTCGYKLSDMKRELYKLYTHRNYRDAKSIAMKERVKLFEMKKNKDAQELWMYFNKAINNFRDRVENEDKK, encoded by the coding sequence TTGACAAATATACTATTAGTATTTTTAAATAATCTATCTAAGGTTGACGAATTCAACAAAATTATAGATAGATTTGCTGAACAAAATTATGCTATGTATCTTTTAGATAATATAAAAGATGATGAATTTTTTTATATAAATTCACTACCTGAATTAGTAGAATTTTATAAAGGTCAGCATGATGATGTAAATAAAATTGTTGTACTATCAAATAGTAGAGATTTATTATTTTCATGGTATAGATGTTATAATTCTATGGTAGATGACTTTATTTATTTTATTGATGAAGATGAAAAAAATTATTTTAATCCACAAGATAGACATTTTGATTTTTATTATAATTTATATCAGTTTAATGGTATAGACAAGGAGATTGTTGAAGGTAAGATCTATTTAAATATAAACTTTAATAATTATAATAAGATAATAGATTTTTTAATTAAAGACAATAAATTTAAATACTTTAATAGCTTCTACAAATATAATTTTAATGAAACTAAGATAGAAAAAAACAATATATCTAAAAAATATATATTTAATGGATTTAAATATAGTTTTGAATTGGCAAACGCTAAAAACACTGAAACTTTTAAAATATATATACAGAATAGTGATAAGTTTAAAATTGATAATCACTTTATACAAACCTTATTGAGTAATGGGTATTTAATACCATACATAACAGTTTTATTTTATAAAGTACAGGAAGAATCATTAACTAATTTGTTGTTGAGTATATACAAAAGTTTGAAAAAAGTTGATAAAGTATATCAAAAGGACATTTTTGAACATCTATACTTATATATGAATAATAATGATATTGATTTTAAAGAAAGAATATATATATCATCTTTATTAGTTATGATTAATAATGAAGATGAGAGATTAACGGAATTTATAATGAAAACTTTATTGGAAGATGTGAAATACACTGAATATCATTATTATGTACTTATAAATATATTATTTTATCATACAAATGAAAGTTTAAAAAAATACGATACGTATGAATTTGATAGAAGAGATATAATAAGGAAACTATCACGACTAAATAAAGTTAAATTGGGCTTAGATAATGAAAGGATTAGTAAGAATGATATTTATAAAATTATAATTGTAACAGATCAGCTTTTAAATTTATATCATTCTCCAACAAAAACAACATTAGATATTGCTAAGAGTATAAAAACTGAATATCCGAATATTAAAATTAAAATAATAGTTGAAGACAATTTATATTGTAAAAAAGCAGAAAAAATTATTCCATATTTATTTACATCAATTGAATCTAAAGAGTGTAAATCAATACATAAATCAGAACTCATAGAACATGATATTGATATATATTATGCAAATAACAATATAAATGTTACGGATAAACTTAGTGAAACTATTAAAAAGATTGATGATTTTGAACCAAATGTTATTTTTTACACTTCTCCAATTTCATTATCAGTAATGAGTTTGCTAGAATATTATCCTATTGTATATATTTCATATAATGATTTCAATTTTACTATTCCATCAGATATATACTTAGAAAGAAGTAAGAAAGAAGTTATAAAACAAAATGAAAAATATAACTTAATTAATATTAATAATGTATATGAATTTATTCCTTCACGAGCAAAATATATAGGTGCAAAGTCAAAGTATATAAGAGAAAATTTTAGGCTTAATAATAATGATTTTGTAATGGTAACAGTTGGCAATAGATTAGATGGAGAGATAAGTGACGAATTTATTGATATGGTAGTAGATTTTGTAAAAGACAACGACAGAGTAAAATGGATAATTGTAGGTAATTGTCAATTAAATTATTTAAAAAGTAAATATATAGATATCTTTTATAATAAAGTAATAAAAATTAATTATGAGTATGATTTACCAGCTCTTTATGGTATATGTGATATATATTTAAATCCTCAAAGAAGTACAGGCGGAGGGAGCATTTTTACAGCTATGTATGAGGGATTACCTATTGTGATGCTTTCTCATTATTCAGATGTAATTAATCATATTGGAATTGAAAATACTTGTGGATATAAATTAAGTGATATGAAAAGAGAACTATATAAATTATATACACATAGAAATTACAGGGATGCTAAGAGTATTGCCATGAAAGAAAGAGTAAAGTTGTTTGAAATGAAGAAGAATAAGGATGCTCAAGAATTATGGATGTATTTTAATAAAGCTATAAATAACTTTAGAGATAGAGTTGAGAACGAAGATAAAAAGTAA
- a CDS encoding acylneuraminate cytidylyltransferase family protein, whose product MYNNKRFLAIIPARRGSKGLKDKNIKRLCGKPMIFYTIEAAKNSGIFDDIIVSTDSQLYADISIEYGASVPLLRPEHLSTDTATTNDVIEYTIKKLRELDMEYDYFMILQPTSPLRKTEDIIGAVNLLFEKKANSIISVCESEHSPLYANILDSSLSMDSFLPKDIKSRRQELPKYYRLNGAIYLSKVDYFLQYKDLYRHKSYAYIMDKQRSIDIDDDIDFFLAENLMKLIK is encoded by the coding sequence ATGTATAATAATAAAAGATTTTTAGCAATTATACCTGCTAGAAGAGGTTCAAAAGGATTAAAAGATAAAAATATTAAAAGGTTATGTGGGAAACCAATGATTTTTTATACAATTGAAGCTGCTAAAAATAGTGGAATTTTTGATGATATTATAGTTTCAACTGATTCACAATTGTATGCTGATATATCAATAGAATATGGTGCATCTGTTCCTTTATTAAGACCAGAACATTTATCTACAGATACGGCAACAACAAATGATGTGATAGAGTACACAATAAAAAAACTTAGAGAACTTGATATGGAATATGATTATTTTATGATATTACAACCAACATCACCATTAAGAAAAACTGAAGATATCATTGGAGCTGTAAATTTATTATTTGAAAAAAAAGCAAATTCGATTATAAGTGTATGTGAATCAGAGCATTCTCCATTATATGCTAATATACTAGACAGTTCTTTATCTATGGATAGCTTCTTGCCTAAAGACATAAAAAGTAGAAGACAAGAATTGCCTAAATATTATAGATTAAATGGTGCTATATATTTATCTAAGGTGGATTATTTTCTTCAATATAAAGATTTATATAGACATAAAAGTTATGCATATATAATGGACAAACAAAGATCTATAGATATAGATGATGACATTGATTTTTTTCTAGCTGAAAATTTAATGAAACTTATAAAATAA
- the neuC gene encoding UDP-N-acetylglucosamine 2-epimerase — protein sequence MKKICVITGTRAEYGLLKPLIKKISQDKELQLQLIVTGMHLSPEFGLTYKEIESDEFNIDEKVEILLSSDTSVGISKSMGLAIISFSETYERLKPDIIIVLGDRYEIFAAVSASTIARIPVAHLHGGETTEGAFDEAFRHCITKMSYLHFTSTEEYRQRVIQLGENPSRVFNVGAIGIESIKSINLLSKEEFEKSINFKLGKMTALVTFHPVTLENNTSENQFKNLLDVLDEVPDLKIIFTKSNSDTNGRIINKMIYDYVEKNKNKAVAFDSLGQLRYLSAMKYIDVVVGNSSSGIIEAPSFSIPTVNIGDRQKGRIQGRTIINCNSTKKEIYDSLLKALSLGFKEKIKDNINPYGHGNVSDKILCQIKKSLNHGIDLKKIFYDFKR from the coding sequence ATGAAAAAAATATGTGTTATAACAGGAACAAGAGCTGAATATGGGCTTCTTAAACCATTAATAAAAAAAATAAGTCAAGATAAAGAATTACAATTGCAATTAATTGTAACTGGTATGCATTTATCTCCCGAATTTGGATTAACTTACAAAGAAATAGAAAGTGATGAATTTAATATAGATGAGAAAGTAGAAATATTATTGAGTTCTGATACTTCAGTAGGAATATCTAAATCAATGGGTTTAGCTATTATAAGTTTTTCAGAAACATATGAAAGATTAAAGCCAGATATAATTATTGTCTTAGGAGATAGATATGAAATATTCGCAGCAGTTAGTGCTTCAACTATAGCAAGAATTCCAGTAGCTCATTTACATGGTGGAGAAACTACAGAAGGAGCATTTGATGAGGCTTTTAGACATTGTATAACTAAAATGAGTTATTTACATTTTACTAGTACAGAAGAATATAGGCAAAGAGTTATTCAATTAGGGGAAAATCCTTCTAGAGTTTTTAATGTAGGAGCTATTGGAATTGAAAGCATAAAGAGTATTAATCTATTATCAAAAGAGGAATTTGAGAAAAGTATAAATTTTAAATTAGGTAAAATGACAGCGTTAGTTACATTTCATCCTGTAACATTAGAAAATAATACGTCAGAAAATCAATTTAAGAATCTTTTAGATGTTTTAGATGAAGTACCAGATTTGAAAATTATATTTACAAAATCTAATTCAGATACTAACGGAAGAATTATAAATAAAATGATATATGATTATGTTGAGAAAAATAAAAATAAGGCAGTTGCATTTGACTCTTTAGGACAATTAAGATATTTAAGTGCAATGAAATATATTGATGTAGTTGTAGGAAACTCATCAAGTGGAATTATTGAAGCACCTTCGTTTAGTATACCTACAGTTAATATTGGAGATAGGCAAAAAGGAAGAATCCAGGGAAGAACTATAATTAACTGTAATTCAACTAAGAAAGAAATATATGATTCATTATTAAAAGCATTGTCTTTAGGGTTTAAAGAAAAGATTAAAGATAATATTAATCCGTATGGACATGGAAATGTATCTGATAAGATACTTTGTCAAATAAAGAAGAGTTTGAATCATGGAATTGACTTAAAAAAAATATTTTATGACTTTAAGAGGTAG